The window ACCAGGTAGATCTCGACCCGGCGGTTCCTGGCCTTGCCCGCACTCGTCGAGTTGTCGGCGATGGGCCGATGTTCGCCATAGCCCATCACGCCCATGCGTTTCATCGAGACCTGCAGGTCAGCCATGATGTTCATGACTGCAATGGCTCGATGCGCCGACAAGTGCCAGTTGGTGCGGTGCTGCTGCAGCGTCTCGGGGCGCATGATCGGCGTGGTGCAGGTGTGCCCGACGATCACGACATCAAAGCCGGTGGCCGCGGCAGAGTTGACAATTGCCGCAAACTCCCTCAGCGAAGCCATCACCTCAGCCGAGATATTCGTCTTGTCGCTGCCCAATTCAAACAGCAGGTCCGCCTTCCAGCGAACCGCCCCTTTCTCGGGCAGGTACTCGAGGATTTCCGGGTACTTGGAGGCCAGTTGTTTGAGCGCCGAGTCCAGTGCATCGGGCAGGACGGCTTTCTGGGTCATGATCAGCGTCGAGATGTCGACTCCGCGTTTTTCGAGGAGATCGAGCGCTTTCTGGAAATTGGCCCGCAGGCTGTCCGCCTCGGCCATGGCCCGGACGATCTGCTCCTCCTTGGCCTGAAGCTGGGCGTTCTTGCTCTTGATCTCGGTGTCTCGCTGCTGCACAAGGAGTTGTGCATCCTGCAAATCGGACTTGGCGATGTTGTATTGCTCGGTCAACTCCGCGTTGGCCCGCTTGGCCTGTACCCATTGATCGTAATAGCATCCGGTGTTGCCGGCAGCCAGGGCGATGAACGCCAACCCACTCATG of the Phycisphaerae bacterium genome contains:
- a CDS encoding OmpA family protein, which produces MAKRCMSGLAFIALAAGNTGCYYDQWVQAKRANAELTEQYNIAKSDLQDAQLLVQQRDTEIKSKNAQLQAKEEQIVRAMAEADSLRANFQKALDLLEKRGVDISTLIMTQKAVLPDALDSALKQLASKYPEILEYLPEKGAVRWKADLLFELGSDKTNISAEVMASLREFAAIVNSAAATGFDVVIVGHTCTTPIMRPETLQQHRTNWHLSAHRAIAVMNIMADLQVSMKRMGVMGYGEHRPIADNSTSAGKARNRRVEIYLVPAEKVRSFSKNIKTVDDLGLAFAPATGR